The Opitutus sp. ER46 genome has a window encoding:
- a CDS encoding putative Ig domain-containing protein, with the protein MRSLHLRSSLHCGMAAFALTVAAAALAASASPASGGTAVAAPAGYDARIAGREILTPAAPAAPRFTGPTIYGARPGKPLHFRVSATGAKPLTYAATGLPTGVTLDPATGWITGRVPAQPGDITLQLQVTNAHGRAERALTLRVGETICLTPPMGWNSWYVHSEGVSDQAIREMAQAMADKGLTDHGWTFVNIDDCWSGLRDPATKAIQPNAKFPDMTALVAFVNARGLKLGLYSTAWMSTYAGHVGGSAPNEACDYSAYFVPPEKRENPEQPFGRYPNGIRKGLATIGPVWLVDRDARQFAAWGIEYVKYDWIEQTLKQTPAGYAVDKTQPQRKTEAVSRRVSEDLRAVDRDIVISFSPHHRELEDTFVPKYCNLWRLTGDIDARWPRLIAPFEMGARLQLTGPGHFGDLDMLQIGPLGEPNRAEKVFKPSPLTPAEQYFQVTLWCLFTQPLLLSCHVPTMDAFDLNLVTNDEVLAIDQDPLCRPAQRVAHVPGQWEIWAKDLADGGKAVGLFNLADTDQVLSLDPAQLGLAGAKARDLWRQRDLGVLAQPLSAHVSAHGVLLLRLR; encoded by the coding sequence ATGCGCTCACTGCATCTGCGTTCTTCACTTCACTGCGGCATGGCCGCGTTCGCGCTGACCGTTGCCGCCGCCGCGCTCGCCGCCTCGGCGTCTCCCGCTTCCGGCGGTACCGCGGTCGCCGCGCCGGCCGGCTACGACGCCCGCATCGCCGGCCGCGAAATTCTCACGCCGGCCGCGCCCGCCGCCCCACGGTTCACCGGTCCGACGATCTACGGCGCGCGCCCGGGGAAGCCGCTGCATTTCCGCGTCTCCGCCACCGGCGCGAAGCCACTCACCTACGCTGCCACCGGGCTCCCCACTGGTGTGACGCTCGACCCGGCCACCGGGTGGATCACCGGCCGCGTGCCGGCTCAGCCCGGCGACATCACGCTCCAGCTTCAGGTCACCAACGCCCACGGCCGCGCCGAGCGCGCGCTCACGCTGCGCGTGGGTGAAACAATCTGCCTCACCCCGCCCATGGGTTGGAACAGCTGGTACGTGCACTCCGAGGGCGTGAGCGACCAGGCCATCCGCGAAATGGCCCAGGCCATGGCGGACAAGGGCCTGACCGACCACGGCTGGACCTTCGTGAACATCGACGACTGCTGGTCCGGGCTGCGCGATCCGGCGACCAAGGCCATCCAGCCCAACGCGAAGTTCCCCGACATGACGGCGCTCGTCGCCTTCGTGAACGCCCGCGGCCTCAAGCTTGGCCTCTACTCGACCGCGTGGATGTCCACCTATGCCGGCCACGTCGGCGGCAGCGCTCCGAATGAGGCGTGCGACTACTCGGCGTACTTCGTCCCGCCCGAAAAGCGTGAGAACCCGGAACAGCCCTTCGGCCGCTACCCGAACGGTATCCGCAAGGGTCTCGCCACCATTGGGCCGGTCTGGCTTGTCGATCGTGACGCGCGCCAGTTCGCCGCCTGGGGCATCGAGTACGTGAAGTATGACTGGATCGAACAGACGCTGAAGCAGACGCCTGCCGGCTACGCGGTCGACAAGACCCAGCCCCAGCGCAAGACCGAGGCCGTCTCCCGGCGCGTGTCCGAGGACCTCCGGGCCGTCGACCGCGATATCGTGATCAGCTTCTCGCCCCACCACCGCGAACTCGAAGACACGTTCGTACCGAAGTACTGCAACCTCTGGCGTCTCACGGGCGACATCGACGCCCGCTGGCCGCGCCTGATCGCGCCGTTTGAGATGGGCGCGCGTCTCCAGCTCACGGGCCCCGGCCACTTCGGCGACCTCGACATGCTGCAGATTGGGCCGCTCGGTGAACCGAATCGCGCGGAGAAGGTGTTCAAGCCGTCGCCGCTCACCCCGGCCGAACAGTACTTTCAGGTCACGCTTTGGTGCCTGTTCACCCAGCCGCTCCTGCTCTCGTGCCACGTGCCGACGATGGACGCCTTCGATCTCAACCTCGTCACCAACGACGAGGTGCTCGCGATCGACCAGGATCCGCTCTGCCGCCCCGCGCAGCGCGTGGCGCACGTGCCGGGCCAGTGGGAGATCTGGGCCAAGGATCTCGCCGACGGCGGCAAGGCCGTGGGGCTGTTCAATCTCGCCGACACTGACCAGGTTCTGTCCCTCGATCCCGCCCAACTGGGCCTCGCCGGCGCCAAGGCCCGCGACCTCTGGCGTCAGCGTGATCTCGGCGTGCTCGCGCAGCCGCTCTCCGCTCATGTCAGCGCCCACGGGGTGCTGTTGCTCCGCCTCCGCTAA
- a CDS encoding acyltransferase, translating to MGLFHLISLRILRALSELEFEYRRNNTDTRFRRKYLRALGVEFESPISIGVDFYLRDKGHLRVGRNCSFGSFTRIWNYADIEIGNDFLSAGGLTINCGGHDVETLQPTGGPIRIGDRVWAGLNVTILGGVVIGDDVVIGAGSVVTKSLPPMAVYGGVPAKKLRELDRSRCTTLWGGWGPIKMPASALAEPVALVESRLQAGDFSGALQEAKAKLEAHPSDVRLHLLRARAAVQLGQIEEFETALARALEIEPEYPPAHRLLGDLLLANGQPQVAIGHLGLVLRHAPDDIELRLKYASCLADCGQRAQAIAAFEDVLQRDPGNQTATEKLQPLRRTV from the coding sequence ATGGGTCTCTTCCACCTGATCTCACTACGGATATTGAGGGCCCTCAGCGAACTGGAATTCGAGTACCGGAGAAACAACACCGATACTCGTTTCCGGAGAAAGTACCTGAGGGCGCTGGGAGTTGAGTTTGAGTCACCGATCTCGATCGGGGTGGATTTCTACCTTCGCGACAAAGGACATTTGAGGGTCGGCCGGAACTGCTCTTTCGGCAGTTTCACCCGGATTTGGAACTATGCGGATATCGAGATCGGGAATGATTTTCTAAGCGCCGGCGGACTCACGATCAACTGTGGGGGGCACGATGTAGAAACCCTGCAGCCGACCGGGGGCCCTATTCGAATTGGCGATAGAGTATGGGCCGGGCTCAACGTCACGATCCTCGGCGGAGTGGTGATCGGCGACGATGTCGTGATTGGCGCCGGCAGCGTCGTGACGAAAAGCCTGCCGCCGATGGCGGTATACGGAGGTGTACCAGCCAAGAAGCTCCGGGAGCTAGACCGGTCGCGATGCACAACCTTGTGGGGTGGCTGGGGACCCATAAAAATGCCCGCCAGTGCGCTGGCCGAACCGGTGGCGTTGGTTGAAAGCCGCCTGCAGGCCGGGGACTTTTCTGGCGCACTCCAGGAAGCAAAAGCCAAACTTGAGGCCCACCCATCGGATGTCCGGCTGCATCTGCTTCGGGCCCGAGCCGCCGTGCAATTGGGGCAGATCGAAGAGTTCGAGACCGCGCTCGCACGAGCCTTGGAGATTGAGCCCGAGTATCCGCCGGCCCATCGGCTTCTGGGCGATCTCTTGCTGGCCAATGGGCAACCCCAAGTTGCCATCGGACATCTTGGATTGGTCCTCCGACACGCGCCCGACGATATCGAACTTCGCCTCAAGTACGCGTCGTGTCTTGCGGACTGCGGCCAACGTGCCCAGGCAATCGCAGCGTTCGAAGACGTGCTACAACGCGACCCGGGAAACCAGACAGCGACCGAGAAATTGCAGCCCCTCCGTAGAACGGTGTGA
- a CDS encoding outer membrane beta-barrel protein — translation MKILTKLTVCLVLSAAAAFGAGTYVGAGAGYWIDSEDMVFNARVGFDVAQQGNLTHAIELEGYSGEDDEGRGIKLRLAGALVNYRLTVDLNAPLYVSFGAGLGATRAKLRGYWYAGTDNAFTYQAIATLGYRITPQFSVEASARYLNIGKVDFSREKIGDDVSAELGVKYHF, via the coding sequence ATGAAAATCCTGACCAAACTCACCGTCTGTCTGGTACTCAGCGCTGCCGCCGCCTTCGGGGCCGGCACCTACGTCGGCGCCGGCGCCGGCTACTGGATCGACAGCGAAGACATGGTGTTCAATGCGCGCGTCGGCTTTGATGTCGCCCAGCAGGGCAACCTCACCCACGCCATCGAACTCGAAGGTTACAGTGGGGAGGACGACGAAGGTCGGGGCATCAAGCTGCGGCTCGCCGGCGCGCTTGTGAACTACCGATTGACGGTGGATCTCAACGCGCCGCTCTACGTCTCGTTCGGCGCGGGTCTCGGCGCCACGCGGGCCAAGCTGCGCGGGTATTGGTACGCGGGTACGGACAATGCCTTCACTTACCAGGCAATCGCCACGCTCGGGTATCGCATCACCCCACAGTTCAGCGTCGAGGCGTCCGCCCGTTATCTGAACATCGGCAAAGTCGACTTCTCCCGCGAAAAAATCGGTGACGACGTGTCGGCCGAACTCGGCGTGAAGTACCACTTCTAG
- a CDS encoding SLC13 family permease, with protein MTFQIALLLALIAAALVFFSFDWVPSDVVALGLVLTLIMTGLLSPEDAFAGFGSDTVIMILGLLIMTTALIRTGVVDLAGRAILRHAGTNPSTLLAVIMIGCAALSAFISNTAAAAFFLPIVLGVATKAKMSPSCLLMPLAFASILTSSVTLISTSTNLVVSGLIQRAGMPPMGIFELTPVGVPVAIAGLLYMYFIGRHLVQDRAEVPGLLEQFGLRSYISEVVVMNDSPLVGKTIAEAGLGRDMDLAIVRVVRDRDRYLLPRSEMMLQAGDMLLVEGAQSDVLNVKDTAGLEIRADLELSDPDLRDEDAALVEALIVPGSRLAGRSLRDAALRQRYGVQVLGLNRHGKNILTKLSHVTLRAGDVLLIQGRTQGLQRLAGEGLVSILQAIEGETGKRPKAWRSVIIFVAALTLAATNLVPLAVAVLAGAFLTLATRCISPTEAYRDLDWRVVILIACMLALAQAMMKTGAAQYLAEHVAALTSGYSPLLIVAGFFILTVALTQPMSNQAAAAVIVPIAIQTALHLGLNPRTFVMAIAVAASCSYITPLEPACLMVYGPGRYRFFDFVKVGLPLVVVVFVIAMILVPRIWPLGAR; from the coding sequence GTGACCTTCCAGATCGCGCTCCTGTTGGCGCTCATTGCGGCCGCCCTGGTCTTCTTCTCGTTCGACTGGGTTCCCAGCGACGTGGTCGCGCTCGGGCTCGTGCTAACGCTGATCATGACGGGGCTGCTCTCGCCGGAGGATGCCTTTGCAGGATTCGGAAGTGACACCGTGATCATGATCCTCGGGCTGCTGATCATGACCACGGCGCTAATCCGAACGGGGGTCGTGGACCTCGCGGGGCGCGCGATTCTGCGGCACGCCGGCACCAACCCCAGCACGCTGCTCGCGGTGATCATGATCGGATGCGCAGCGCTGAGCGCCTTCATCAGCAACACCGCGGCGGCGGCGTTCTTCCTGCCGATCGTGCTGGGCGTGGCCACCAAGGCGAAGATGTCGCCCTCCTGCCTGCTGATGCCGCTCGCGTTTGCCTCAATCCTCACGAGTTCGGTCACGCTGATCAGCACCTCGACGAACCTGGTGGTCAGCGGGCTGATCCAGCGCGCGGGCATGCCGCCGATGGGCATCTTCGAACTCACGCCGGTGGGAGTGCCCGTGGCGATTGCCGGCCTGCTCTACATGTACTTCATTGGCCGGCATCTGGTGCAGGACCGCGCGGAAGTCCCGGGCCTGCTCGAGCAGTTTGGGCTGCGTTCCTACATCTCGGAAGTCGTGGTCATGAACGACTCGCCCCTCGTCGGAAAGACGATCGCGGAGGCGGGGCTCGGTCGCGACATGGACCTGGCAATCGTGCGCGTGGTGCGCGACCGCGACCGCTACCTCCTGCCCCGCTCGGAAATGATGCTGCAGGCGGGCGACATGCTGCTCGTCGAAGGCGCGCAGAGCGACGTGCTGAACGTGAAGGACACCGCGGGCCTCGAGATCCGCGCCGACCTCGAGCTGTCGGACCCGGATCTGCGCGACGAGGATGCCGCGCTGGTTGAGGCGCTGATCGTGCCCGGGTCACGGCTGGCGGGTCGCAGCCTGCGCGACGCGGCCCTGCGGCAACGTTACGGCGTGCAGGTGCTCGGGCTGAACCGCCACGGGAAGAACATCCTGACGAAGCTCAGCCATGTGACGCTGCGTGCCGGCGACGTGCTGTTGATCCAGGGGCGGACGCAGGGGCTGCAGCGTCTGGCAGGCGAAGGGCTCGTCAGCATCCTGCAGGCGATCGAAGGCGAGACGGGCAAACGACCGAAGGCGTGGCGGTCGGTGATCATCTTTGTGGCGGCGCTGACGCTCGCGGCGACGAACCTCGTGCCGCTGGCGGTCGCGGTGCTGGCGGGGGCGTTTCTGACGCTCGCGACGCGCTGCATCTCGCCGACGGAGGCGTACCGTGACCTGGACTGGCGCGTGGTGATCCTGATCGCGTGCATGCTGGCGCTGGCGCAGGCGATGATGAAGACCGGCGCGGCGCAGTACCTGGCGGAGCACGTCGCGGCGCTCACCAGCGGGTACTCGCCCCTGTTGATCGTCGCCGGTTTCTTCATTCTCACCGTCGCGCTCACGCAACCGATGTCGAACCAGGCAGCGGCGGCGGTGATCGTGCCGATCGCGATCCAGACCGCGCTGCACCTCGGCCTGAACCCCAGGACCTTCGTCATGGCGATCGCGGTGGCGGCGAGCTGTTCGTACATCACGCCGCTCGAGCCCGCGTGCCTGATGGTCTACGGCCCGGGGCGTTACCGGTTCTTCGACTTCGTAAAAGTCGGACTGCCGCTCGTGGTCGTGGTGTTCGTGATCGCAATGATCCTCGTCCCGCGGATCTGGCCGCTCGGGGCACGATGA
- a CDS encoding trehalase family glycosidase, giving the protein MEVAMRDGNRTYYLSRSQPPFFALMVELLAEKRGPAVYARYRAALEQEYAYWMDLSFATQHVVRLPDGSQLNRYWDRQDTPRPESFVIDEALAARRPSATAEETKRLYRDLRSAAESGWDFSSRWFADGETLGTIMTTDLVPVDLNALLWQLERTLAIALRQGSAAERARAERLEATAEKRRAALQRACWSDRAGFFVDFELRRARPAEALTLAGVVPLFVGLATPEQATTAARTLEQRFLRPGGVVTTLRRTGEQWDAPNGWAPLQWMTIRGLQRYGHERLAQEIARRWLKLNRDVYVRTGKMMEKYNVEDLSLPAGGGEYPAQDGFGWTNGVALTLLRPPSPAAAATAAGRRRN; this is encoded by the coding sequence ATGGAGGTGGCTATGCGCGACGGGAATCGGACGTACTACCTGAGCCGTTCGCAGCCGCCGTTCTTCGCGCTGATGGTCGAGTTGCTGGCGGAGAAGCGCGGCCCGGCGGTGTACGCGCGCTACCGTGCCGCGCTTGAGCAGGAGTACGCCTACTGGATGGATCTCAGCTTCGCGACCCAGCACGTGGTCAGGTTGCCGGACGGCAGCCAGCTCAACCGCTACTGGGATCGGCAGGACACGCCGCGGCCCGAGTCATTCGTCATCGATGAAGCCCTCGCTGCCCGGCGTCCCAGTGCCACCGCCGAGGAGACGAAGCGCCTGTATCGCGACCTCCGCTCGGCCGCCGAAAGCGGCTGGGACTTCAGTTCCCGGTGGTTCGCGGATGGCGAGACGCTGGGGACGATCATGACGACGGACCTCGTGCCGGTGGATCTGAACGCGCTGCTGTGGCAATTGGAGCGCACGCTCGCGATCGCGTTGCGGCAGGGCTCAGCGGCGGAGCGCGCCCGGGCGGAGCGGCTGGAGGCGACGGCGGAGAAGCGGCGCGCGGCGTTGCAGCGCGCGTGCTGGTCGGACCGGGCCGGGTTCTTTGTCGATTTCGAGCTGCGGCGGGCACGTCCGGCCGAGGCGTTGACGCTGGCGGGCGTGGTGCCGCTCTTTGTCGGCCTCGCCACCCCGGAGCAGGCAACGACCGCGGCCCGCACGCTGGAGCAGCGGTTTCTGCGTCCCGGCGGCGTCGTCACAACGCTGCGTCGCACGGGGGAGCAATGGGACGCGCCGAACGGTTGGGCGCCGCTGCAGTGGATGACGATCCGCGGGCTGCAACGGTATGGACACGAGCGGCTGGCGCAGGAGATCGCGCGGCGCTGGCTGAAACTCAACCGCGACGTTTATGTCCGAACGGGCAAGATGATGGAGAAGTACAATGTGGAAGACTTGAGCCTGCCCGCCGGCGGTGGGGAATATCCGGCGCAGGATGGGTTTGGCTGGACCAACGGCGTGGCTCTCACGCTGCTGCGCCCGCCCTCGCCAGCAGCAGCTGCGACCGCGGCGGGAAGGCGGAGGAACTGA